In the Chryseobacterium sp. MYb264 genome, one interval contains:
- a CDS encoding nucleoside triphosphate pyrophosphohydrolase family protein, which translates to MDKIDSLNQVAEFHTTFKAPILDTPQIPSPERCNLRVELLQEELNELKQAIADNNIVEIADALCDLQYVLSGATLEFGLGNKFVELFNEVQRSNMSKACDNEEQAQETVEFYKAKEVESFYEKSGEKFNVYRTADHKVLKNKYYSPADLKTIIEK; encoded by the coding sequence ATGGATAAAATTGATAGTCTGAACCAAGTAGCAGAATTCCACACAACCTTTAAAGCCCCTATTTTAGATACTCCACAAATTCCTTCTCCGGAAAGATGCAACCTTAGAGTTGAACTTTTACAGGAAGAATTAAACGAATTAAAACAAGCTATCGCTGACAATAATATCGTAGAAATTGCCGATGCACTATGTGATTTACAGTATGTTTTGAGTGGTGCGACACTAGAATTCGGACTTGGCAACAAATTTGTAGAGTTGTTCAACGAAGTTCAGCGTTCGAATATGTCTAAAGCTTGCGATAATGAGGAACAGGCACAGGAAACCGTTGAATTTTATAAAGCAAAAGAGGTAGAATCTTTTTATGAAAAATCTGGTGAAAAATTTAATGTTTACAGAACTGCAGATCATAAAGTATTAAAAAACAAATACTACTCTCCTGCCGATCTGAAAACGATTATCGAAAAATAA
- a CDS encoding endonuclease: MRKLLLPIILFSSCFSAQVPAGYYDGTTGLTGYALKSKIRDIISVKNTNWNYSDLPNFYSQTDLDRYYDHDASNTTILLDIYSEKPLEADAYEYTAANLISSSSGEGSGYNREHAVPQSTFNSNYPMFSDLHFVIPTDAKINQLRSNYPYGIGNSTVHHTFTNSSRIANSAIPNYAYTNRVYEPIDEFKGDIARMLLYFAVRYEGKLPSFNHSTNSNPASDRSALDGTAERAFEPAYLAMLLQWHNQDPVSQREIDRNNAVYTIQNNRNPFVDHPEWVSEIWIQNPDTAAPDSPSNLTSGQSGAYYTTLSWSPSTSSDVLGYYIYQNGTLLTSTKSTSLVIDHLTPSTSYSFTVKAYDQGYLQSSDSNTAVVSTLASDTNAKDLLIVKYIEGTANNKALEILNRTGHEVDLNNYTVRVQFYNSTYSSYYYGNSYELEGKIANNESFVILNPKSTLSCYTNNDAQFLTAGDALSFSGTQYIDLAYKSATVDAVGFKGIANTNGDVSLYRKSSVSQPSTLFTSSEWDSHNVDYCQDLGVLSTSDVILAGNNEIKIYPNPAGENIFASGVIRDVKIARILDYSGRMIYSENQPFKHKNMISVQNLKSGSYLLQLDDKTYPFIKK; this comes from the coding sequence ATGAGAAAACTTCTACTGCCAATAATCCTTTTTTCATCCTGTTTTTCAGCTCAGGTACCTGCGGGATACTATGATGGAACGACAGGTTTGACGGGATATGCATTAAAGTCAAAAATCCGCGATATTATTTCTGTGAAAAATACCAACTGGAATTATTCGGATCTTCCGAATTTTTACAGCCAGACAGATCTTGACAGGTATTATGACCATGACGCCAGCAATACCACGATTTTATTGGATATTTATTCTGAAAAACCTCTGGAAGCAGACGCGTATGAGTATACTGCTGCCAATCTTATCAGCTCTTCAAGTGGAGAAGGTTCAGGGTACAACAGAGAACATGCGGTTCCTCAAAGTACCTTTAACAGTAATTATCCCATGTTTTCAGATTTACACTTTGTAATTCCTACAGATGCGAAAATTAATCAGTTAAGGAGCAATTACCCCTACGGAATAGGGAATTCTACCGTTCATCATACTTTTACCAACTCTTCAAGGATCGCCAACAGTGCAATTCCGAATTATGCTTATACCAACAGGGTGTATGAACCTATTGATGAGTTTAAAGGAGATATTGCCAGAATGTTGCTGTATTTTGCGGTGAGATATGAAGGTAAATTACCCTCATTTAATCATTCTACGAATTCCAATCCTGCATCTGACCGTTCTGCGTTAGACGGTACGGCAGAAAGAGCTTTTGAACCTGCATATCTTGCCATGCTGCTTCAGTGGCATAATCAGGATCCTGTCTCTCAAAGGGAAATCGACAGAAATAATGCCGTCTATACCATTCAGAACAACAGGAATCCGTTTGTAGATCATCCAGAATGGGTAAGTGAAATCTGGATTCAGAATCCTGATACGGCGGCACCGGACTCGCCGTCCAATTTAACTTCAGGACAGTCGGGGGCGTATTACACAACGCTGTCATGGTCTCCAAGCACAAGCTCTGATGTTTTAGGGTATTATATTTATCAAAACGGAACCCTGTTAACCTCTACAAAATCGACCTCACTGGTTATCGATCATTTAACTCCCTCCACGTCGTATTCTTTTACTGTAAAAGCCTACGATCAGGGGTATTTGCAATCCTCAGACAGTAATACCGCGGTGGTTTCTACTTTAGCCTCCGACACCAACGCTAAAGATCTTCTTATTGTTAAATATATTGAGGGAACAGCGAATAATAAAGCATTGGAGATTTTGAATCGTACCGGACATGAAGTAGATTTAAACAACTATACTGTAAGAGTACAATTTTATAATAGTACCTACAGTTCTTACTACTACGGAAACAGCTACGAACTGGAAGGTAAAATTGCGAATAACGAGAGTTTCGTCATTCTTAATCCTAAATCTACGCTGTCCTGTTATACAAATAATGATGCTCAGTTCCTTACGGCTGGCGATGCATTGTCGTTCTCAGGAACGCAATATATTGATTTAGCTTATAAATCAGCAACAGTTGATGCCGTAGGTTTTAAAGGGATCGCCAATACCAATGGAGATGTTTCTCTCTACAGAAAAAGCAGCGTTTCACAACCCAGTACCTTATTTACAAGCAGTGAATGGGATTCCCATAACGTTGACTACTGTCAGGATTTAGGGGTGCTTTCCACTTCTGATGTAATTCTGGCTGGAAATAATGAGATTAAAATTTATCCAAACCCTGCAGGCGAAAATATTTTTGCAAGCGGAGTAATAAGAGATGTAAAAATAGCCAGGATTTTGGACTATTCAGGAAGAATGATCTACTCCGAAAATCAACCTTTTAAACATAAAAATATGATTTCTGTACAAAATCTGAAATCGGGATCATACTTACTGCAGCTTGATGATAAAACATATCCGTTTATTAAAAAATAG
- a CDS encoding reprolysin-like metallopeptidase — MKKQLSMIGMLLITGISFAQTDRLWTEGNRKSPSEIFENKMSINNPKVYNLDIIGLKNALSRAPKRLAAGEKSEIIISFPNSEGKMENFKVKENSNFDPQLAAKFPDIKSYVGEGLDDPNSTVYFSVSPLGLSSMEIYGDKSAVFIEPYTKDLSSYVVYKKSDKKDDLNKFECTVIDVAQKGVANTSNIAARPNADDAKLRTFRLALSSTGEYTAYFGGTKANALAAMNNTMTRVNGVFEKDFSARMVLIANNDAVIYTNASTDPYSAASGMSSWNSQLQSTLTSVIGEANYDIGHLFGASGGGGNAGCIGCVCTNGSKGSGYTSPADAIPSGDNFDIDYVAHEMGHQFGGNHTFSHGNEGTGVNMEPGSGSTIMGYAGITSQDIQAHSDSFFHAVSIQQITNNIKAKTCPVSTNTGNSIPTANAGLDYTIPKGTPFMLTGTGTDANGDSLTYIWEQMDNASSSQTGASSAASATKASGPTFRSWTPQTTPVRYFPRMASILAGATTTAGSEITVEALSNVARSYNFRFTVRDNRAGGSGNNSDDALITVNGTAGPFSVSSQNSATTYAGGSSQTVTWNVAGTTTNGVNAANVDILWSTNSGTTWTTLLAGTPNDGSQAVTIPNTSTTTGRIMVKGSNHIFFDVNNANITVNAGSGTSDTVAPTAPTLAASGTTATSTNLSWSGATDNVAVTGYDVYQGSSLIGSTASTSYTVTSLSPSTTYNFTVRAKDAAGNTSVSSNSVSVTTLAGSTVSYCSATSTNTADERIGNVTFGSINNTSTGTAGYENFTSLSTNVTRGSSYTISVTPVWTSTKYNEAYAVYIDYNGDGDFTDSGELAWTRTGSTVSPVTGTITIPSTATLGNTRMRVMMQYSSIPSSPCASYTYGQVEDYTLNIISSGRGDLPSTKDLLTEIKLYPNPVKDILNISNTTNEDYRIFEMGGKLINSGKLDRGSVNVANLPKGAYMIQIGEISKRFIKN; from the coding sequence ATGAAAAAACAATTATCGATGATTGGGATGCTTTTGATAACCGGCATCTCTTTCGCGCAGACAGACCGGCTCTGGACTGAAGGAAACAGAAAATCACCTTCAGAAATCTTTGAAAACAAGATGAGCATCAACAATCCTAAAGTTTATAACCTTGATATTATTGGTTTAAAAAATGCCTTATCAAGAGCTCCTAAAAGACTCGCGGCAGGTGAAAAATCTGAAATCATCATTTCTTTCCCGAATTCCGAAGGGAAAATGGAAAACTTTAAGGTAAAAGAAAATTCTAATTTTGACCCTCAACTGGCGGCTAAATTTCCAGATATCAAATCATATGTTGGTGAAGGTTTAGACGATCCAAATTCTACGGTTTATTTTAGTGTTTCTCCATTAGGTTTATCTTCAATGGAAATTTACGGCGACAAATCTGCGGTTTTCATTGAGCCCTATACAAAAGATCTTTCGAGCTATGTGGTTTATAAAAAATCAGACAAAAAAGATGATCTTAATAAATTTGAATGTACCGTAATTGATGTTGCGCAAAAAGGCGTGGCAAATACAAGCAATATTGCCGCAAGACCCAATGCAGATGATGCCAAACTGAGAACATTCAGACTGGCTCTTTCAAGCACAGGAGAATATACAGCCTATTTTGGAGGAACGAAAGCCAACGCTTTAGCCGCAATGAATAACACCATGACCCGAGTAAACGGAGTTTTCGAAAAAGATTTCTCTGCAAGAATGGTTTTAATTGCCAATAACGACGCGGTAATTTATACAAATGCTTCAACAGACCCTTATTCTGCAGCTTCGGGAATGAGTAGTTGGAATTCCCAGTTACAATCCACCTTAACTTCAGTGATTGGTGAAGCAAATTACGACATCGGTCACTTATTCGGCGCTTCAGGCGGCGGTGGAAATGCAGGCTGCATCGGTTGTGTTTGCACAAACGGATCAAAAGGAAGTGGATATACCTCTCCGGCAGATGCGATTCCATCTGGTGATAATTTTGATATCGATTATGTTGCTCACGAAATGGGACATCAATTCGGAGGAAACCATACGTTCTCTCATGGCAACGAAGGTACAGGCGTAAATATGGAACCTGGTTCAGGATCTACGATCATGGGCTATGCAGGAATCACGAGTCAGGATATTCAGGCGCATTCAGATTCTTTCTTCCACGCAGTAAGTATTCAGCAAATTACTAATAATATTAAAGCTAAAACCTGCCCTGTAAGCACCAATACAGGAAATTCTATTCCGACAGCAAATGCAGGTTTAGATTACACAATTCCGAAAGGAACTCCATTTATGCTAACCGGAACTGGAACCGACGCCAATGGAGATTCTTTAACCTATATCTGGGAGCAAATGGATAACGCATCTTCCTCTCAAACGGGAGCAAGCTCTGCAGCCAGTGCCACAAAAGCATCTGGACCCACTTTCAGATCATGGACTCCACAGACAACACCGGTAAGATATTTCCCAAGAATGGCTTCTATTTTAGCAGGCGCAACCACAACGGCAGGTTCTGAAATCACCGTAGAAGCTTTATCAAATGTAGCAAGGTCATATAACTTTAGATTTACAGTTCGCGATAACCGAGCTGGCGGTTCTGGAAACAATTCAGATGATGCACTTATTACAGTAAACGGAACCGCTGGCCCGTTCTCTGTAAGTTCCCAAAATTCAGCAACAACTTACGCAGGAGGAAGTTCACAAACCGTAACATGGAACGTGGCAGGCACTACTACAAACGGCGTCAATGCAGCGAACGTAGATATTCTTTGGTCAACGAATTCAGGTACAACATGGACTACCTTATTAGCAGGAACTCCAAATGACGGATCCCAAGCCGTAACCATTCCAAATACTTCTACAACAACGGGAAGAATTATGGTAAAAGGTTCGAACCATATTTTCTTTGATGTAAATAATGCTAACATTACCGTAAATGCAGGTTCCGGAACATCCGACACCGTTGCTCCTACAGCACCTACTCTTGCCGCTTCTGGAACGACTGCTACAAGCACTAATCTTTCATGGTCTGGCGCAACAGATAATGTTGCCGTTACAGGTTATGACGTATACCAAGGTTCATCATTAATTGGATCAACAGCATCAACATCTTACACCGTAACCAGCTTAAGCCCTTCAACCACTTATAATTTCACTGTAAGAGCAAAAGATGCAGCAGGAAACACTTCCGTTTCCAGTAATTCAGTAAGTGTAACAACCCTTGCAGGAAGTACAGTTTCTTATTGTTCTGCAACTTCTACAAATACGGCGGATGAAAGAATTGGCAATGTAACTTTCGGATCGATTAACAATACTTCAACAGGAACTGCAGGATACGAAAACTTCACGTCTCTTTCAACAAATGTTACGAGAGGAAGTTCCTACACAATTTCCGTAACTCCGGTTTGGACTTCTACTAAATATAATGAAGCTTACGCAGTATATATTGATTACAACGGCGACGGCGACTTTACAGACAGTGGAGAATTAGCTTGGACAAGAACAGGGTCAACGGTAAGTCCGGTTACGGGAACAATCACAATTCCTTCAACTGCAACACTTGGAAACACAAGAATGAGAGTAATGATGCAGTACAGCTCCATCCCTTCATCTCCTTGTGCATCTTACACGTACGGACAGGTTGAAGATTACACATTAAATATTATCTCTTCAGGAAGAGGAGATTTACCTAGCACAAAAGATTTATTGACTGAAATTAAATTATATCCGAATCCGGTAAAAGACATTTTAAACATTTCCAATACAACGAATGAAGATTATAGAATCTTCGAAATGGGTGGAAAACTAATCAACTCAGGAAAACTTGACAGAGGTTCTGTAAATGTAGCCAACCTTCCAAAAGGCGCTTACATGATCCAAATTGGAGAAATCTCTAAGAGATTCATTAAAAACTAA
- the leuB gene encoding 3-isopropylmalate dehydrogenase: protein MKTDFKIAVLAGDGIGPEVVGESIKILDAIAEAFHYKFDFKFGLTGAEAIYKTGNPLPDETLEICKESDAVLFGAIGDPAFDNNPDAKVRPEQGLLKLRKELGLFANIRPLKTYSSLIEKSPLKQEIIEGTDIQIFRELVSGIYFGEKFTDEEAGYAYDICKYSKDDIAPIVHMAFQEAQKRRKKLTLIDKANVLDTSRLWRKIFKEIAAGYPDVELDFMFVDNAAMQLILNPKQFDVIVTENMFGDIISDEASVIGGSIGLLPSASIGNGNAMFEPIHGSYPQAKGKGIANPIASILSTAMMLDYLKLDHAAEKLRESVEHAIENKYVTVDLNSQQPYSTSEVGSFIADYIKYSEKSYYNFENVKIGKSTIV, encoded by the coding sequence ATGAAAACTGATTTTAAAATTGCAGTATTGGCCGGAGATGGAATTGGTCCGGAAGTCGTTGGAGAAAGCATCAAAATTTTAGATGCTATTGCGGAAGCTTTTCATTATAAATTCGATTTTAAATTCGGATTAACGGGAGCTGAAGCGATTTACAAAACAGGAAATCCTTTGCCGGATGAAACGCTGGAAATCTGTAAAGAATCTGATGCCGTGCTTTTCGGAGCGATTGGAGATCCAGCATTTGACAATAATCCTGATGCAAAAGTGCGTCCTGAACAAGGATTACTAAAACTTCGTAAAGAACTTGGGCTTTTTGCGAATATCAGACCTTTGAAAACTTATTCTTCTTTAATTGAGAAAAGCCCGTTGAAGCAGGAAATTATTGAAGGAACGGATATTCAGATCTTTAGAGAATTGGTGAGCGGAATTTATTTTGGTGAAAAATTTACAGATGAAGAAGCTGGTTATGCTTATGATATTTGTAAATACAGCAAAGATGATATTGCTCCGATTGTTCATATGGCTTTTCAGGAAGCGCAAAAAAGAAGAAAAAAATTAACTTTAATTGATAAAGCTAACGTTTTGGATACTTCCAGATTATGGCGAAAAATATTCAAGGAAATTGCTGCAGGATATCCGGATGTAGAATTGGATTTTATGTTTGTGGATAACGCTGCAATGCAATTGATTCTTAATCCGAAACAGTTTGATGTGATCGTTACTGAGAATATGTTTGGAGACATTATTTCCGACGAAGCGAGTGTGATTGGAGGTTCGATTGGGTTGCTCCCGTCCGCTTCGATTGGGAATGGAAACGCGATGTTTGAGCCTATTCACGGTTCTTATCCGCAGGCAAAAGGAAAGGGGATTGCCAATCCTATTGCTTCAATTTTAAGTACAGCGATGATGCTTGATTATTTAAAATTAGACCATGCTGCAGAAAAATTAAGAGAATCTGTAGAGCATGCCATTGAAAATAAATATGTTACAGTAGATCTTAATTCTCAACAACCTTATTCTACAAGTGAAGTGGGAAGTTTTATTGCCGATTATATTAAATATTCCGAGAAGTCATATTACAATTTTGAAAATGTGAAGATCGGAAAGTCAACCATTGTTTAA
- a CDS encoding acyl-CoA dehydrogenase family protein, translating into MNTETIDNIKMIAETAKEFAEKNIRPNIMEWDESQTFPKDLFHQLGEMGFMGIVIPEQYGGSGLGYHEYVTILDEISQVDPSIGLSVAAHNSLCTNHIYEFGNEEQRHRWLPQLASGKVIGAWGLTEHNTGSDSGGMSTTAVKDGDEWIINGAKNFITHAISGDIAVVMTRTGEIGAKNNSTAFVLEKGMAGFSSGKKENKLGMRASETAELIFDNVRVSDANRLGEVGEGFKQAMKILDGGRISIAALSLGTARGAYKAALKYAKERHQFGKSISEFQAINFMLADMATEIDASELLIQRAATLKNSKQKMTKEGAMAKLYASEACVRISNNAVQIFGGYGYTKDFPAEKFYRDSKLCTIGEGTSEIQRLVIGRDITK; encoded by the coding sequence ATGAATACAGAGACCATTGACAATATCAAAATGATCGCAGAAACAGCAAAAGAGTTTGCTGAGAAAAATATTAGACCTAATATTATGGAGTGGGACGAAAGTCAGACGTTTCCAAAAGATCTGTTTCATCAGTTAGGAGAAATGGGTTTCATGGGAATTGTAATTCCCGAACAATATGGAGGTTCCGGTCTTGGATACCATGAATACGTTACCATTCTTGATGAGATCTCTCAGGTAGATCCTTCCATCGGCCTTTCGGTTGCCGCACACAATTCACTTTGCACCAACCATATTTATGAGTTTGGAAACGAAGAGCAAAGACACAGATGGCTTCCTCAGCTGGCTTCCGGAAAAGTAATCGGAGCTTGGGGATTAACAGAGCACAATACAGGTTCAGATTCAGGAGGAATGTCTACTACTGCGGTAAAAGACGGAGATGAATGGATCATCAATGGAGCTAAAAACTTCATCACTCACGCTATTTCTGGTGACATTGCTGTTGTAATGACAAGAACGGGAGAAATTGGTGCAAAAAACAATTCAACCGCTTTTGTGTTGGAAAAAGGAATGGCAGGATTTTCTTCAGGTAAAAAAGAAAACAAGCTTGGAATGAGAGCTTCTGAAACGGCAGAATTAATTTTCGATAACGTTCGTGTTTCTGATGCCAACAGACTAGGAGAAGTTGGAGAAGGTTTCAAACAAGCTATGAAAATTTTAGATGGTGGTAGAATTTCTATCGCAGCTTTAAGTTTGGGAACAGCAAGAGGTGCTTACAAAGCAGCTTTAAAATACGCTAAAGAAAGACACCAGTTCGGAAAATCTATTTCAGAATTTCAGGCAATCAACTTTATGTTGGCAGATATGGCAACAGAAATCGATGCTTCTGAATTATTGATCCAGAGAGCAGCAACATTGAAAAATTCTAAGCAAAAAATGACAAAAGAAGGTGCTATGGCAAAACTATACGCTTCTGAAGCTTGTGTAAGAATTTCAAACAACGCGGTTCAGATCTTCGGAGGATACGGATACACAAAGGACTTCCCTGCTGAAAAATTCTACAGAGATTCAAAACTTTGTACAATCGGTGAAGGTACTTCTGAGATCCAAAGATTGGTCATCGGAAGAGATATTACTAAATAA
- a CDS encoding DUF4230 domain-containing protein — translation MRNYKIIGSFLAGALLVLLLFFGFRSCLNTGGKTEKSDYYILTNQIAKMNKLVVIEQNTSSMQKTKLGIEFFGKEVSSNSIITYTKTNAQVSYDLNKMKIEVDSINKKLVITELPNADIRITPSVEIQSMDDSFINRISEKDIKNVTQKAKITAINSIDQNKLRDEGHKQLLENLNNIFVLAKALNYKIEDQTGKIGILGL, via the coding sequence TTGAGAAATTATAAAATCATAGGATCCTTTTTGGCAGGAGCCCTGCTTGTATTGCTTTTATTTTTCGGCTTCAGATCCTGCCTGAATACAGGTGGAAAAACTGAAAAATCCGATTATTATATCCTCACCAATCAGATTGCCAAAATGAACAAATTGGTGGTTATAGAGCAGAACACGTCTTCTATGCAAAAAACAAAACTTGGTATTGAGTTTTTTGGTAAAGAGGTTTCCAGCAACAGTATTATTACCTACACAAAAACTAATGCTCAGGTTTCTTATGATTTAAATAAAATGAAGATCGAGGTAGATTCTATTAATAAAAAACTCGTTATCACAGAATTGCCCAATGCAGATATAAGAATTACGCCAAGCGTTGAAATTCAGTCGATGGACGACTCGTTCATTAACAGAATTTCGGAGAAAGACATTAAAAATGTTACGCAGAAAGCAAAAATTACTGCAATTAATTCTATCGATCAAAATAAGTTGAGAGATGAAGGACATAAACAATTATTGGAAAACCTTAATAATATTTTCGTTTTAGCAAAAGCCTTAAATTATAAAATTGAAGATCAGACAGGAAAAATTGGAATCTTAGGTCTTTAA
- a CDS encoding alpha/beta hydrolase produces MKTFLIPALLFLFPPFLVPAQVKNEEVKLWPSVLPDQGGSRGPEIRNEKGSITQVSEPRMIVYRPAQPNGTAILVISGGGYAHIESGKEGTPASRRLQKEGITAFELIYRLPGEGWKSKTVPFEDAQRALRIIRHDAQKYNIDPDKIGVLGFSAGGHLAGISSSLYEVPFYSPVDAKDSVSSRPDFSGLIYPVISMLPPNNKTQSRKKIIGESPSEADEVRFSVDKQVNTGTPPTFLAQAADDPISPVDNSFLMAAALRNLQLPVEIHIYQTGGHGWGVGKSGSPVSSWFDLFTTWIKSNGYLEKQKRNP; encoded by the coding sequence ATGAAGACCTTTTTGATACCAGCCCTGCTTTTTCTTTTCCCACCATTTCTTGTGCCTGCCCAGGTTAAAAATGAGGAAGTAAAACTTTGGCCCTCTGTACTTCCCGACCAGGGAGGCAGCAGAGGGCCGGAAATAAGAAATGAAAAAGGCTCAATAACACAGGTATCCGAACCCAGAATGATAGTGTATCGTCCCGCACAGCCCAACGGTACAGCTATTTTAGTCATCAGTGGTGGCGGTTATGCTCATATTGAGTCGGGCAAAGAGGGGACTCCGGCCTCCAGAAGACTTCAAAAAGAAGGCATAACGGCATTTGAGCTCATCTACAGATTACCCGGTGAAGGCTGGAAAAGTAAGACCGTTCCTTTTGAAGATGCTCAGAGAGCCCTCAGAATTATTCGGCACGATGCTCAAAAGTACAATATAGACCCTGATAAAATTGGGGTTCTGGGGTTTTCGGCAGGCGGACATTTGGCTGGCATCAGCTCTTCTCTTTATGAAGTACCTTTTTATTCTCCTGTCGATGCAAAAGATTCCGTTTCATCCAGGCCTGACTTTTCGGGACTCATTTATCCTGTAATTTCTATGCTTCCGCCGAACAACAAGACGCAATCTCGAAAAAAAATAATCGGAGAATCTCCCTCCGAAGCAGATGAAGTAAGATTTTCCGTAGACAAGCAGGTTAATACCGGCACTCCGCCCACCTTTCTCGCACAAGCTGCGGATGACCCTATTTCTCCTGTTGATAATAGCTTTCTGATGGCCGCTGCCCTTAGAAACCTTCAGCTTCCTGTCGAAATACATATTTATCAAACAGGCGGTCACGGATGGGGAGTGGGGAAATCAGGCTCTCCTGTCAGTTCATGGTTTGATCTTTTTACAACGTGGATTAAGAGCAACGGATACTTAGAAAAACAAAAGCGGAACCCTTAA
- a CDS encoding TlpA family protein disulfide reductase yields the protein MKKFITNTLAVSALFLATQQLSAQKVVVNREVETTNDGKMLLGNQLRSQFSREPYADWYTKEYSEYTLDQKAIGELRKAKFTSYDLVVFMGTWCEDSHRDFPRLMRILDELKYPESKLTIIAVNRKKESPSGEEGLYNIQKVPTIIVKRYNKEIGRIIEMPKSGYIERDLVEIMKKDDSSVIKEIFKL from the coding sequence ATGAAAAAATTTATTACAAATACTCTTGCCGTTTCGGCTTTGTTCCTGGCAACCCAACAACTGAGTGCTCAAAAAGTAGTGGTAAACCGTGAGGTGGAAACTACCAATGACGGAAAGATGCTTTTGGGCAATCAGCTGAGATCACAGTTTTCCAGGGAGCCATATGCAGACTGGTACACAAAAGAATACAGTGAATATACACTGGATCAAAAAGCCATCGGAGAACTCAGAAAGGCCAAGTTTACAAGCTATGACCTTGTGGTTTTCATGGGCACGTGGTGCGAAGACAGCCATAGAGACTTTCCAAGGCTGATGAGAATTCTGGATGAGCTTAAATACCCGGAAAGTAAATTAACCATTATTGCGGTAAATCGCAAAAAAGAATCTCCATCCGGAGAGGAAGGCTTGTACAATATACAGAAAGTCCCCACGATTATTGTAAAGAGATACAATAAAGAAATAGGCAGAATTATTGAAATGCCTAAGAGCGGATATATTGAAAGAGATTTGGTTGAAATTATGAAAAAGGATGATTCCTCTGTAATTAAAGAAATTTTTAAACTGTAG